A portion of the Enterobacter sp. SA187 genome contains these proteins:
- the macA gene encoding macrolide transporter subunit MacA, with protein MKLKGKRRKVVLLLTVLALIAGFWLWRQLNAPLPQYQTLIVRPGDLQQSVLATGKLDALRKVDVGAQVSGQLKTLSVNIGDKVKKDQLLGVIDPEQAQNQIKEVEATLMELRAQRRQADAERRLAQVTLGRQQQLAKTQAVSRQDLDTAITELAVKEAQIGTIDAQIKRNQATLDTAKTNLEYTRIVAPMAGEVTQITTLQGQTVIAAQQAPNILTLADMSTMLVKAQVSEADVIHLKPGQKAWFTVLGDPLTRYEGVLKDILPTPEKVNDAIFYHARFEVPNPKGVLRLEMTAQVHIQLSGVKNVLTVPLSALGDPIGDNRYKVTLLRNGETREREVTIGARNDTDVEVTKGLEAGDEVVTGTTTPGVTP; from the coding sequence GCGGCAGCTCAATGCGCCGCTGCCGCAGTACCAGACGCTGATCGTCCGGCCGGGTGATTTGCAGCAAAGCGTGCTGGCCACCGGCAAACTGGATGCGCTGCGCAAAGTTGACGTGGGTGCGCAGGTGAGCGGTCAGTTGAAAACGCTGTCGGTGAATATTGGCGATAAAGTGAAGAAAGATCAGCTGCTGGGCGTTATCGATCCGGAGCAGGCGCAGAACCAGATCAAAGAGGTGGAAGCCACATTAATGGAGCTGCGCGCGCAGCGCCGCCAGGCGGATGCGGAAAGACGTCTGGCGCAGGTGACGCTGGGCCGTCAGCAGCAACTGGCGAAAACCCAGGCGGTGTCGCGCCAGGATCTGGATACTGCCATCACTGAGCTGGCGGTAAAAGAGGCGCAAATCGGTACCATCGACGCGCAAATTAAACGTAATCAGGCAACGCTGGATACGGCTAAAACGAACCTCGAATACACGCGCATCGTCGCGCCTATGGCCGGGGAAGTGACGCAAATCACCACCCTGCAGGGCCAGACGGTGATCGCCGCGCAACAGGCGCCGAACATTCTGACGCTGGCGGATATGAGCACCATGCTGGTGAAAGCCCAGGTCTCTGAGGCGGACGTCATTCATCTCAAACCCGGCCAGAAAGCCTGGTTTACCGTGCTGGGCGATCCCCTCACCCGCTATGAAGGCGTGCTGAAAGATATTCTGCCCACGCCGGAAAAAGTGAACGACGCGATTTTTTATCATGCCCGTTTTGAAGTGCCGAACCCGAAAGGCGTGCTGCGTCTGGAGATGACCGCGCAGGTGCATATTCAGCTTTCAGGAGTGAAAAATGTGCTTACCGTGCCGCTGTCGGCGTTGGGCGATCCCATTGGCGATAACCGTTACAAGGTCACGCTGCTGCGCAATGGCGAAACCCGCGAGCGCGAAGTGACTATCGGCGCGCGTAATGACACCGATGTGGAAGTGACCAAAGGTCTGGAAGCGGGCGATGAAGTGGTGACGGGCACCACAACGCCCGGAGTGACGCCATGA
- the macB gene encoding macrolide ABC transporter ATP-binding protein/permease MacB, which translates to MTALLELHDIRRSYPSGEGQVEVLKGITLSIEAGEMVAIVGASGSGKSTLMNILGCLDKPSSGTYRVAGSDVALLDKDALARLRREHFGFIFQRYHLLSHLTAAQNVEVPAVYAGTERKARLQRAHELLQRLGLGEREGYQPSQLSGGQQQRVSIARALMNGGQVILADEPTGALDSRSGEEVMAILHQLRDNGHTVIIVTHDPLVAAQAERIIEIRDGEIISNPPPRSRAAASADRHVNTRPESGWRQFSSGFREALTMAWRAMAANKMRTLLTMLGIIIGIASVVSIVVVGDAAKQLVLADIRAIGTNTIDVYPGKDFGDDDPQYQQSLKYDDLVAIQKQPWVSSATPAVSQSLRLRYGGIDVASSANGVSGQYFNVYGMTFSEGATFNDEQLKGRAQVVVLDANTRRQLFPNKAKVVGEVILVGNMPATVIGVAEEKQSMFGSSKILRVWLPYTTMSGRIMGQSWLNSITVRVKEGYSSEQADQQLTRLLSLRHGKKDFFTWNMDGILKTAEKTTRTLQLFLTLVAVISLLVGGIGVMNIMLVSVTERTREIGIRMAVGARASDVLSQFLIEAVLVCLVGGALGVSLSMLIAFTLQIFLPGWEIGFSPVALLTAFICSTFTGVLFGWLPARNAARLDPVDALARE; encoded by the coding sequence ATGACGGCGCTGCTCGAACTGCATGACATTCGCCGCAGCTATCCCTCCGGCGAAGGCCAGGTGGAAGTGCTGAAGGGGATCACCCTTAGTATTGAAGCGGGTGAAATGGTGGCGATTGTCGGCGCGTCCGGCTCCGGCAAATCAACGCTGATGAATATTCTGGGCTGCCTGGATAAGCCCTCCAGCGGCACCTATCGCGTGGCGGGCAGCGATGTCGCCCTGCTGGATAAAGACGCGCTGGCCCGCCTGCGCCGCGAGCATTTTGGCTTTATCTTTCAGCGCTACCATCTGCTGTCGCACCTGACGGCGGCGCAGAACGTCGAAGTGCCCGCGGTCTACGCCGGTACCGAGCGTAAAGCTCGTTTACAGCGGGCGCATGAATTACTGCAACGGCTGGGGCTGGGGGAGCGGGAAGGTTATCAGCCGTCGCAGCTGTCCGGCGGCCAGCAACAGCGCGTCAGTATTGCCCGCGCGCTGATGAACGGCGGCCAGGTGATCCTCGCCGATGAGCCTACCGGGGCGCTGGACTCGCGTTCGGGCGAAGAAGTGATGGCGATCCTGCATCAGCTGCGCGACAACGGTCACACAGTGATCATCGTCACCCACGATCCGCTGGTGGCGGCGCAGGCCGAACGCATCATTGAGATCCGCGACGGGGAAATCATCAGTAATCCGCCGCCGCGATCCCGCGCTGCCGCCAGCGCGGATCGCCATGTGAATACCCGGCCGGAAAGCGGCTGGCGACAGTTCAGCAGCGGATTTCGCGAAGCGCTGACCATGGCCTGGCGGGCGATGGCCGCCAACAAAATGCGTACTTTGCTGACCATGCTGGGGATCATTATCGGCATCGCCTCGGTGGTCTCGATTGTTGTGGTGGGGGATGCGGCGAAACAGCTGGTGCTGGCGGATATACGCGCCATCGGCACCAATACCATTGATGTCTATCCCGGCAAAGATTTTGGCGATGACGATCCGCAGTATCAGCAGTCGCTGAAATATGACGATCTGGTGGCCATTCAGAAGCAGCCGTGGGTCAGCTCCGCCACGCCTGCGGTATCGCAAAGCCTGCGTTTACGTTACGGCGGCATTGACGTCGCCTCCAGCGCCAACGGCGTCAGCGGGCAGTATTTTAACGTTTACGGCATGACCTTCAGCGAAGGGGCGACCTTTAACGACGAACAGCTGAAAGGGCGCGCGCAGGTGGTGGTGCTGGACGCCAATACCCGGCGGCAGCTTTTCCCTAATAAAGCGAAAGTGGTGGGCGAGGTGATCCTCGTTGGCAATATGCCCGCGACGGTAATAGGCGTGGCGGAAGAGAAGCAGTCGATGTTCGGCAGCAGCAAAATTTTGCGCGTCTGGTTGCCGTATACCACCATGTCCGGGCGCATCATGGGGCAGTCCTGGCTTAACTCGATCACCGTGCGGGTGAAAGAGGGCTACAGCAGCGAACAGGCGGATCAGCAGCTGACGCGGCTGCTCTCCCTGCGCCACGGTAAAAAAGATTTCTTCACCTGGAATATGGACGGCATCTTGAAAACGGCGGAAAAGACCACACGTACATTACAGCTGTTTCTGACGCTGGTGGCGGTGATCTCGCTGTTGGTCGGTGGTATTGGCGTGATGAATATCATGCTGGTGTCGGTGACGGAGCGTACGCGTGAGATCGGCATCAGGATGGCGGTCGGCGCGCGGGCCAGCGACGTGCTGTCACAGTTTCTTATTGAAGCGGTGCTGGTGTGTCTGGTGGGCGGGGCGCTAGGCGTGAGTTTATCCATGCTGATTGCCTTTACGCTGCAAATTTTCCTGCCCGGCTGGGAAATTGGTTTTTCACCGGTGGCGCTGTTGACGGCGTTTATTTGTTCAACCTTCACCGGCGTGCTCTTTGGCTGGCTACCCGCCCGCAATGCGGCGCGGCTGGATCCGGTGGATGCGCTGGCGCGTGAGTAA
- the cspD gene encoding cold shock-like protein CspD, translated as METGTVKWFNNAKGFGFICPEGGGEDIFAHYSTIQMDGYRTLKAGQMVRFDVHQGPKGNHASLIVPLETEAVAIAEAVA; from the coding sequence ATGGAAACGGGTACTGTTAAGTGGTTCAACAACGCCAAAGGGTTCGGCTTTATCTGCCCTGAAGGCGGCGGCGAAGACATTTTCGCTCATTATTCCACCATCCAGATGGATGGTTACAGAACGCTCAAAGCCGGGCAGATGGTCCGGTTTGATGTACATCAGGGACCGAAAGGCAATCATGCCAGCCTCATTGTTCCCCTTGAAACGGAAGCCGTTGCGATTGCCGAGGCCGTCGCGTAG
- the clpS gene encoding ATP-dependent Clp protease adapter ClpS: MGKTNTWLDFDQLAADKQREALKPPSMYKVMLMNDDYTPMEFVIDVLQKFFSYDVERATQLMLTVHYHGKAICGVFTAEVAETKVAMVNEYARENEHPLLCTLEKA, from the coding sequence ATGGGCAAGACCAATACCTGGCTGGATTTCGACCAGCTGGCGGCAGATAAACAGCGCGAAGCGCTAAAACCGCCATCCATGTATAAAGTAATGTTAATGAACGATGATTACACGCCGATGGAATTTGTTATTGACGTGCTACAAAAGTTCTTTTCTTATGATGTAGAACGCGCAACGCAATTGATGCTCACCGTTCACTATCACGGGAAAGCTATCTGTGGTGTGTTTACCGCCGAAGTTGCGGAGACCAAGGTGGCGATGGTGAATGAGTATGCCCGGGAGAACGAACATCCATTGTTGTGTACGTTAGAAAAAGCCTGA
- the clpA gene encoding ATP-dependent Clp protease ATP-binding subunit ClpA: MLNQELELSLNMAFARAREHRHEFMTVEHLLLALLSNPSAREALEACSVDLVALRQELEAFIEQTTPVLPLSEEERDTQPTLSFQRVLQRAVFHVQSSGRNEVTGANVLVAIFSEQESQAAYLLRKHEVSRLDIVNFISHGTRKDEPGQSSEPGNQPNTEEQAGGEERMENFTTNLNQLARVGGIDPLIGRDKELERTIQVLCRRRKNNPLLVGESGVGKTAIAEGLAWRIVQGDVPEIMADCTVYSLDIGSLLAGTKYRGDFEKRFKALLKQLEQDTNSILFIDEIHTIIGAGAASGGQVDAANLIKPLLSSGKIRVMGSTTYQEFSNIFEKDRALARRFQKIDVTEPSVEETVQILNGLKPKYEAHHDVRYTAKAVRAAVELAVKYINDRHLPDKAIDVIDEAGARARLMPVSKRKKTVNVADIESVVARIARIPEKSVSQSDRDTLKNLGDRLKMLVFGQDNAIEALTEAIKMSRAGLGQDHKPVGSFLFAGPTGVGKTEVTVQLSKALGIELLRFDMSEYMERHTVSRLIGAPPGYVGFDQGGLLTDAVIKHPHAVLLLDEIEKAHPDVFNLLLQVMDNGTLTDNNGRKADFRNVVLVMTTNAGVRETERKSIGLIHQDNSTDAMGEIKKIFTPEFRNRLDNIIWFDHLSTEVIHQVVDKFIVELQVQLDQKGVSLEVSQEARDWLAEKGYDRAMGARPMGRIIQDNLKKPLANELLFGSLVDGGQVTVALDKEKNELTYGFQSAQKHKAEAAH, from the coding sequence ATGCTCAACCAGGAACTGGAACTCAGTTTAAACATGGCTTTCGCCAGAGCGCGCGAGCACCGACATGAGTTTATGACCGTAGAGCACTTGTTACTGGCGTTGCTCAGTAACCCATCAGCTCGCGAAGCACTCGAAGCGTGCTCCGTGGACCTGGTCGCGCTGCGTCAGGAACTTGAAGCCTTCATCGAACAAACCACACCCGTGCTGCCGCTCAGCGAAGAGGAGCGGGATACCCAACCTACGCTCAGCTTCCAGCGTGTGTTGCAGCGCGCGGTCTTCCACGTTCAGTCATCCGGCCGCAATGAAGTGACCGGTGCGAACGTGCTTGTCGCCATTTTCAGCGAACAAGAGTCGCAGGCAGCCTATCTGCTGCGCAAACATGAAGTTAGCCGTCTTGATATCGTGAATTTCATTTCACATGGTACGCGTAAAGATGAGCCAGGCCAGTCGTCCGAACCCGGCAACCAACCTAATACTGAAGAGCAGGCAGGCGGGGAGGAACGTATGGAAAACTTCACCACCAATCTTAATCAGCTTGCTCGTGTCGGCGGAATTGACCCGCTGATCGGCCGCGATAAGGAGCTGGAGCGCACCATTCAGGTTCTGTGCCGTCGTCGCAAAAACAACCCGCTGCTGGTGGGTGAGTCCGGCGTGGGTAAAACCGCCATTGCTGAAGGCCTCGCCTGGCGTATTGTGCAGGGCGACGTGCCGGAAATCATGGCCGATTGTACGGTTTATTCGCTGGATATTGGTTCGCTGCTGGCGGGCACTAAATACCGTGGCGATTTCGAAAAACGCTTTAAGGCGCTGTTAAAGCAGCTGGAGCAGGATACCAACAGTATTCTGTTCATCGACGAAATCCACACCATTATCGGTGCGGGCGCTGCGTCGGGTGGCCAGGTGGATGCCGCTAACCTTATCAAACCGCTGCTCTCCAGCGGTAAGATCCGCGTGATGGGTTCCACCACGTATCAGGAGTTCAGCAACATCTTCGAGAAAGATCGTGCGCTGGCGCGTCGTTTCCAGAAAATCGACGTCACCGAGCCGTCTGTAGAAGAAACCGTGCAGATCCTGAACGGGCTGAAGCCGAAGTACGAAGCGCACCACGACGTGCGTTACACCGCGAAAGCGGTACGTGCGGCGGTGGAGCTGGCGGTGAAATATATCAATGACCGTCACCTGCCGGATAAGGCGATTGACGTGATCGACGAAGCGGGCGCGCGTGCGCGTCTGATGCCGGTCAGCAAACGTAAGAAAACCGTCAACGTGGCGGACATCGAATCCGTGGTGGCCCGCATCGCACGTATTCCTGAGAAAAGCGTCTCGCAGAGCGATCGCGATACGCTGAAAAACCTCGGCGACCGCCTGAAAATGCTGGTCTTCGGGCAGGATAATGCGATTGAGGCGTTAACCGAAGCGATTAAGATGAGCCGTGCCGGTCTTGGCCAGGATCATAAACCTGTTGGCTCTTTCCTGTTCGCCGGGCCGACCGGGGTCGGGAAAACCGAGGTGACCGTGCAGCTGTCGAAAGCGCTGGGCATTGAGCTGCTGCGTTTTGATATGTCCGAGTATATGGAACGCCATACGGTCAGTCGTCTGATCGGCGCGCCTCCGGGATACGTCGGCTTCGATCAGGGCGGACTGTTAACGGATGCGGTGATCAAGCATCCGCATGCGGTACTGCTGCTGGATGAGATCGAGAAAGCGCACCCGGATGTCTTTAACCTGCTGTTGCAGGTGATGGACAACGGCACGCTGACCGATAACAACGGGCGTAAAGCAGACTTCCGTAACGTGGTGCTGGTGATGACTACCAACGCCGGGGTACGTGAAACCGAGCGTAAATCCATCGGCCTGATCCACCAGGATAACAGCACCGATGCGATGGGCGAGATTAAGAAGATCTTTACGCCGGAATTCCGTAACCGTCTCGACAATATTATCTGGTTCGATCACCTCTCTACCGAGGTTATCCATCAGGTGGTCGACAAATTTATTGTCGAACTCCAGGTGCAGCTGGATCAGAAAGGCGTGTCGCTGGAAGTCAGCCAGGAAGCGCGCGACTGGCTGGCAGAGAAAGGCTATGACCGTGCCATGGGTGCGCGTCCGATGGGACGTATCATTCAGGATAACCTGAAAAAACCGCTCGCCAACGAACTGCTGTTTGGTTCGCTGGTGGACGGCGGCCAGGTGACAGTGGCGCTGGATAAAGAGAAAAATGAACTGACCTACGGTTTTCAGAGTGCCCAGAAGCACAAAGCCGAAGCCGCGCATTAA
- the infA gene encoding translation initiation factor IF-1, translating into MAKEDNIEMQGTVLDTLPNTMFRVELENGHVVTAHISGKMRKNYIRILTGDKVTVELTPYDLSKGRIVFRSR; encoded by the coding sequence ATGGCCAAAGAAGACAATATTGAAATGCAGGGTACCGTACTGGATACGTTACCTAATACCATGTTCCGCGTTGAGCTGGAAAACGGTCACGTGGTAACTGCGCATATCTCCGGTAAAATGCGTAAAAACTATATCCGCATTCTGACGGGCGACAAAGTGACTGTTGAGCTGACCCCGTACGACCTGAGCAAAGGCCGCATTGTCTTCCGTAGTCGCTAA
- the aat gene encoding leucyl/phenylalanyl-tRNA--protein transferase — protein MRLVQLSRHSVAFPSPEGALREPNGLLALGGDLSPARLLMAYQRGIFPWFSPGDPILWWSPDPRAVLWPEQFHLSRSMARFHKRSPYRVTLNHDFGRVIAGCAHDRDEGTWITPDVVLAYHRLHELGYAHSIEVWEGDELVGGMYGVSQGALFCGESMFSRRVNASKTALLVLCEDFLRQGGQLIDCQVLNEHTASLGATDIPRREYLQHLNAMRLQKMPPHFWVPRTLFTPTR, from the coding sequence ATGCGCCTGGTTCAGTTATCTCGTCATTCTGTTGCTTTTCCCTCGCCCGAAGGGGCGTTGCGTGAACCTAACGGGCTGCTGGCGCTGGGCGGCGATCTCAGCCCTGCCCGCCTGCTGATGGCTTATCAGCGCGGCATCTTTCCCTGGTTTTCTCCGGGCGACCCTATCCTGTGGTGGTCGCCGGATCCACGCGCCGTCCTGTGGCCGGAACAGTTTCACCTCAGCCGCAGCATGGCCCGCTTTCACAAGCGTTCCCCTTACCGCGTCACCCTCAATCATGATTTTGGACGGGTGATCGCAGGCTGCGCCCATGATCGTGATGAAGGTACCTGGATCACGCCGGATGTGGTGCTGGCGTATCATCGTCTGCATGAGCTGGGCTACGCCCATTCCATCGAAGTCTGGGAAGGGGATGAGCTGGTTGGCGGCATGTACGGCGTGTCGCAGGGCGCGTTGTTTTGCGGCGAGTCAATGTTCAGCCGCCGGGTGAACGCCTCGAAAACGGCGCTGCTGGTATTGTGCGAGGATTTCCTGCGTCAGGGCGGCCAGTTGATCGACTGCCAGGTATTAAATGAACATACCGCCTCTCTCGGCGCGACAGATATTCCGCGGCGGGAATATCTGCAACACCTGAATGCGATGCGTCTGCAAAAGATGCCGCCACATTTTTGGGTGCCGCGGACGTTATTTACGCCCACGCGGTGA